GTGCTCAGCCACTGATGCCCCGCTTTCAGCCGAGGCGTAGTTGGCAGCCACCAGCTCCCCGGCTGTGCGGATGATCCAGGGGATTTTGGCACGGAGTTGGACAATGCCGAGGGCTACCTGTAGGGCTTCATTGGCTTGGACGGGGACATGGGGCTCAGCCCCAGAAACACTCCAAACCTGGCCAGAGACGCTGCTGAGCACCACCTGGTTGGGGATGGCCATGTAGAGGTCACTGTGTGTTATCCGGTAGGTGCCTATTGACAATGCTCCACCAATAGTTGGCTCCCCGACAACTGTCGCCCTCTTCAAATCCATCATGGCCCTGGTGAAAGTCTCTGCTGCTGAGCCTGTGATGTGGCTGGTTAAGATGTAGATGTCCTTCTCGGGGGAGTACCTTCGCCCCAAGACCTTGGGCATGGTCCATATCTGTGAGCTGGTCGAGGAGGGCCGGTCAAACACTGTGTAGAGGTGgcgcagaggctgaggggcaaagAAGTAAGAGCACAGAATGGGGATGGCAGTGGAGTAGCCACCGACATTGTACCTCATGTCAATGACCAGGCTCTCCGTGTCCACCAGCTTGTTCCATACTTGCTCCAGCAACTGGGGTCCGATGGCCCTGATGGTGTCGGCCCCCGCCATAAGGTCGAAGCGCAGGTAGCCCACGTTGCTGGGTAGCACCTCCACCTTGAACAGGGCACGGAGTATGCTGCCCAGCTCTTCGGGCGATGGGATACTCTCGGGAGCCTCTTCCGGTGGCTCGGGCACGGATGCACTGCAGAACACTTGGAGCCGGTGGTCAGCGGCTGCCTCCTTCAGGTCACTGGTCAACTGCGAGGCCAATGACTCGCTATCCACCACCGAGCGGTACCACCCTTCCAGCCGTTTGGCATGGAGCACTGAGCTGACTTGGGCTGCCACCTCAGGCATGGCATAGTGGGCTTTGAGCAGGTTGGCCGTCTCCTCGACCAGCTCAAAGAGCTTGGCGTGGAAGGTCATCACCTctttggtcttctcaagtgccTCCTCTGCTAACACAATGGCATCGGGCACCACGCCACCACCCAACCAATACTCGCCATTGTTATCCAAGAAAttgaggaatgggattgtgatAACTAGGTTGGTTTCTCCGATTGGGAAGGAGCTGGAGTGGCGTAGGGTCCCAGATGTGATCTCTCCAATTACAGTGGCCCGGTTGAGTGACTGCATCAAGTAGGCAAACTCTTCAGCAGCAGAGGCAGTCCGGTGGCTGGTCAGCACATAGACATCCTTCTCTGAGCTGTACAGGGTCCCATCTGGGGCCGGGAGGGTCGAGAACTCTTGGCTGGTATTGCTCAGCCGGTTATACACTGTGTAGAAGAGGACGGGTGGTGCTGGCTCTTGGAAGTGGGACAGCAGCAGCGAGATTGAGGCAGAAGGGCCACCTGAGTTGAAGCGAAGGTCGACAATCATAGCATCAGTGTCCCTCAGGGGTGCCCACACCTTAGCGCCCAGGTGAGGGCTGAGTGCAGGCATCAGGGCATCGCCAGGGAACTGGTCGAATCTCAGGTAACCAATATTGCCTTCCAGGACATCCAGCTGGAACAGGGAGTCCAGTAGGTGTAGCAGGGAGCTGGCATCGCCGGCTGGGTCCACTGAAGGGTTGGGCACCATGGATTGGGGTGGCACTAGGCTCACTCTGATGGTTAACCTGGGATCCTCGCAGATGGCCTGCAGCTCGCAGTTGAGCTTGGCTGCCAGGTCTTGCTCAGAAATCACTGCTGAGGGGGTCAGTTTGGAGATTTGGCGTAGCAGGGCAGGGACGTGATCCACAAAGGCGTAGTAATTGCCCAGTAGATTCGATACCCTGGCAATCACATTGGGCACTGCCTTCCTGATGGCTAGGATAGAGGTGGCTTTCTCTAGTGCCCTATCAGCGCTGACCAGCACCACTGGGAAAACTCCATTCACCTCCCAGCTTTGGCCAGTGATGGGACTGATGGACCTTGAGAGGGGGACAGTGATGAAGTAATCTGAGGTGCCAATTCGGAACTTCTGGACATTGAGTGAGCCGCCTGCGGTCCTTTCACCCACCAGAAGAGCCCGGTCCAAGTGCTTCAGAATGTAGGCCACATCCTCTGCCACCCCTTGGGTGTGGCTGCTGACCAGCACCAACAGGTCCTTGTCCTGGCGGTATCTCTCCCCCAGGACACTAGGCAGTGTCCAGAGCTCCTGGGTGGAATTGGACGGCCGGTCATAGACAGAGTCAATGTGGATTTGAT
This window of the Stegostoma tigrinum isolate sSteTig4 chromosome 37, sSteTig4.hap1, whole genome shotgun sequence genome carries:
- the rbp3 gene encoding retinol-binding protein 3, whose amino-acid sequence is MDGTASLCLVLILVSSMPSAKMLQSTMMLDMAEVLLENYCFPENLAGMKEAIRQANQSEEILHVSEPHTLAAVLTAGLQGALNDPRLRISYEPGTSVQEPAPVPPLSREMHLQLVQSSVKFEILDNNVGYLRIDHIIEEEMVKELGPILVERIWDHIVTTNALILDLRYSESGKISGVPFLISYFCQANDQIHIDSVYDRPSNSTQELWTLPSVLGERYRQDKDLLVLVSSHTQGVAEDVAYILKHLDRALLVGERTAGGSLNVQKFRIGTSDYFITVPLSRSISPITGQSWEVNGVFPVVLVSADRALEKATSILAIRKAVPNVIARVSNLLGNYYAFVDHVPALLRQISKLTPSAVISEQDLAAKLNCELQAICEDPRLTIRVSLVPPQSMVPNPSVDPAGDASSLLHLLDSLFQLDVLEGNIGYLRFDQFPGDALMPALSPHLGAKVWAPLRDTDAMIVDLRFNSGGPSASISLLLSHFQEPAPPVLFYTVYNRLSNTSQEFSTLPAPDGTLYSSEKDVYVLTSHRTASAAEEFAYLMQSLNRATVIGEITSGTLRHSSSFPIGETNLVITIPFLNFLDNNGEYWLGGGVVPDAIVLAEEALEKTKEVMTFHAKLFELVEETANLLKAHYAMPEVAAQVSSVLHAKRLEGWYRSVVDSESLASQLTSDLKEAAADHRLQVFCSASVPEPPEEAPESIPSPEELGSILRALFKVEVLPSNVGYLRFDLMAGADTIRAIGPQLLEQVWNKLVDTESLVIDMRYNVGGYSTAIPILCSYFFAPQPLRHLYTVFDRPSSTSSQIWTMPKVLGRRYSPEKDIYILTSHITGSAAETFTRAMMDLKRATVVGEPTIGGALSIGTYRITHSDLYMAIPNQVVLSSVSGQVWSVSGAEPHVPVQANEALQVALGIVQLRAKIPWIIRTAGELVAANYASAESGASVAEHLAHTLSLDQYSGINSELELAQKLSEHLQQLSGDKHLRVAHIPENRKDHIPGVVPIPIPPPEMFEDLIKFSFQIKVFDNTVGYLRFDMFSDLEHINRVSDLMVQHVWNKIANTTALIVDLRYNIGGPTSAIPALCSYFFDEGRPVLLDTVYNRPTDTTSELWTLAHVAGERYGSRRELILLTSNFTSGAAEEFVFVMKKLGRALVVGELTSGGCHPPQTYHVDDTQLYLSIPTVKSSNPDGESWEGTGVAPHLEVAAETALEKARDLLRSHLHRDS